Proteins from a single region of Candidatus Zixiibacteriota bacterium:
- a CDS encoding ABC transporter ATP-binding protein, with the protein MSKIVVESLCRSFGELRVLEDVSLAVEEGELLAIVGPSGCGKSTLLRILSGLVRPTAGRVLIDSAEVTGPNPRHNMVFQEHALYPWRTVFQNVALGLEIQKRDRDAIRRKVASLLGMVGLENFASYYPHQLSGGMRQRVSLARAIAVDPDVLFLDEPFGALDAMTRLTLQDELLRLWLDATKTTILVTHDVEEALFLADRVVVMSALPGRVREVIVVPEKRPRDRGSASLARLKRGILHLLGLESRVRRAAAPDFSI; encoded by the coding sequence ATGTCCAAGATCGTCGTCGAAAGCCTCTGCCGGTCGTTCGGGGAGTTACGCGTTCTCGAGGACGTGAGTCTCGCCGTCGAGGAAGGAGAGCTGCTGGCGATCGTCGGGCCGAGCGGCTGCGGCAAGAGCACGCTCCTTAGGATTCTCTCCGGTCTGGTCCGGCCGACGGCGGGACGGGTCCTGATCGACAGCGCGGAAGTCACGGGGCCGAATCCGCGGCACAACATGGTTTTTCAAGAACACGCACTTTACCCTTGGCGGACGGTGTTTCAAAACGTGGCCCTCGGCCTCGAAATTCAAAAACGCGATCGCGACGCCATTCGCCGGAAGGTGGCCTCGCTGCTCGGCATGGTGGGGCTGGAAAATTTCGCGTCGTACTATCCGCATCAGCTTTCCGGGGGAATGAGACAGCGGGTGAGCCTGGCGCGCGCGATAGCGGTCGATCCCGACGTCCTCTTCCTCGACGAGCCCTTCGGCGCCCTGGACGCGATGACGCGCCTGACGCTCCAGGATGAGCTCCTGCGTCTGTGGCTGGATGCGACCAAAACCACGATCCTGGTCACGCACGACGTCGAAGAAGCGCTCTTCCTCGCCGATCGCGTCGTAGTCATGTCCGCTCTTCCGGGCCGCGTGCGCGAGGTCATCGTGGTTCCCGAAAAACGGCCGCGGGACCGCGGGAGCGCGTCGCTGGCCCGGCTGAAGCGGGGAATCCTTCACCTCCTGGGACTGGAGTCCAGGGTGCGGCGGGCGGCGGCGCCGGATTTCTCGATTTGA
- a CDS encoding prohibitin family protein: MTKLIFAGIMVVLGVGLGRLLGRMATRRPEVARSLDLASRATFGAGVAVAVIVVVTSIFVVIPAGHVGVKVLFGNVDPQPLREGLNVVWNPLYDVVRMDTRVVKFQERYDAASKDQQIVHVVMALNFRLLPDRAPEVYRAIGPNYVNVIVAAAAPEVLKANTAKHNVAEILQQRQLIKLDVQKGLTEWLARYGLALNEVSLADIRFDKKYEEAVENAQIAERNSVAADWNARARIATLRGEGEAELEKAKGEAAAKRLRADAEEYYNTKVAASLRPLVIQQQYLARWDGKLPQFLTGGGAQGPLLMLPGNLLQDRADKK, translated from the coding sequence ATGACGAAACTCATCTTCGCGGGGATAATGGTCGTCCTGGGAGTCGGTTTGGGCCGCCTGCTCGGCCGCATGGCCACGCGGCGACCCGAGGTCGCCAGAAGCCTCGATCTCGCTTCCAGAGCCACGTTCGGGGCGGGCGTGGCGGTGGCTGTGATCGTCGTGGTCACGTCGATCTTCGTGGTTATTCCGGCCGGCCACGTCGGGGTCAAGGTCCTGTTCGGAAACGTCGACCCGCAGCCGCTGCGCGAAGGCCTCAACGTCGTGTGGAATCCGCTTTACGACGTGGTGAGGATGGACACCCGCGTCGTCAAGTTCCAGGAAAGATACGACGCGGCGTCCAAGGACCAGCAGATCGTGCACGTCGTCATGGCGCTGAACTTCCGGCTTTTGCCGGACCGGGCGCCGGAGGTGTATCGGGCGATCGGGCCGAACTACGTCAACGTGATCGTCGCCGCGGCGGCTCCGGAGGTGCTGAAGGCGAATACCGCCAAGCATAACGTCGCCGAGATCCTGCAGCAGCGCCAGCTGATCAAGCTCGACGTGCAAAAGGGTCTGACGGAATGGCTGGCGCGCTACGGCCTGGCGCTTAACGAGGTCTCCCTGGCGGACATTCGATTCGACAAGAAATACGAAGAGGCGGTCGAGAACGCGCAGATCGCGGAGCGCAATTCGGTGGCGGCGGACTGGAACGCCAGGGCGAGGATCGCCACGCTGCGGGGAGAGGGCGAAGCGGAGCTGGAGAAGGCCAAAGGAGAAGCGGCGGCCAAACGACTGCGCGCGGACGCCGAGGAGTACTACAACACGAAGGTCGCCGCGTCGCTCCGGCCGCTCGTCATCCAGCAGCAGTACCTCGCCAGGTGGGATGGCAAGCTGCCTCAATTCCTCACGGGCGGCGGAGCCCAGGGGCCGTTGTTGATGCTTCCCGGGAATCTCCTCCAGGACCGGGCGGATAAAAAATAG
- a CDS encoding AAA family ATPase — translation MTRQEKLKKIREELKQVFLERGELIDAALCALLAAQHVLIIGPPGTAKSMLADELCRRIEGASYFQWLLTRFSTPEEIFGAVSLKALEQDDYRRVTSHKLPEAHIAFLDEVFKANSSILNAILTLINERLFHNGKEIVRVPLLTLFGASNELPEDDELVALYDRFLVRYVVGYIVEDFRFLRMLESRAPAERTTLSLAELAESRREAADIPVPAHVYRSIADIRRELNKKNIQASDRRYRQSLALLQAHAYLEEQAEVDERNLFLLEHVLWRDPAEREQVRATIRELLLGYEQEVTELLYESRELRDSALRSWETSEERARALIELHTKLRNILAKVDQIIEKARRLGRPVDRVGTLRSEIEQIQKQMLEQF, via the coding sequence ATGACGCGCCAAGAAAAGCTGAAAAAAATCCGCGAGGAGCTCAAGCAGGTATTTCTCGAGCGGGGAGAGCTGATCGACGCCGCGCTCTGCGCCCTGCTCGCGGCGCAGCACGTGCTGATCATCGGGCCGCCCGGCACCGCCAAGTCGATGCTCGCCGACGAGCTCTGCCGGCGGATCGAAGGGGCAAGCTACTTTCAGTGGCTGCTCACCCGCTTCTCGACGCCCGAGGAGATCTTCGGCGCCGTCAGCCTGAAGGCGCTCGAGCAGGACGATTATCGCCGGGTCACGAGCCACAAGCTGCCGGAGGCTCATATCGCTTTTCTGGATGAGGTTTTCAAGGCTAACTCCTCGATTCTCAACGCTATTTTAACACTCATCAACGAACGGCTCTTCCACAACGGCAAGGAAATCGTGCGCGTGCCGTTGCTCACGCTCTTCGGCGCGAGCAACGAGCTCCCCGAGGACGACGAGCTGGTCGCCCTGTATGACCGATTCCTGGTGCGGTATGTGGTGGGCTACATCGTCGAGGATTTCCGTTTCCTGCGGATGCTGGAGTCCCGCGCGCCGGCCGAGCGGACCACGCTCAGCCTCGCGGAGCTGGCCGAGAGCCGGCGGGAAGCGGCGGATATCCCGGTCCCGGCTCACGTCTACCGCAGCATCGCCGACATCCGCCGCGAGCTCAACAAGAAGAACATTCAGGCTTCCGACCGCCGCTACCGTCAGTCGTTGGCGCTGCTGCAGGCCCACGCCTACCTGGAGGAGCAAGCGGAAGTGGATGAGCGCAACCTGTTCTTGCTCGAGCACGTGCTCTGGCGCGACCCCGCGGAGCGCGAGCAGGTCCGGGCGACCATACGCGAGCTGCTTCTCGGCTACGAGCAGGAGGTCACCGAGCTCCTCTACGAGTCGCGCGAGCTGCGCGACTCGGCGCTGCGGTCCTGGGAGACGAGCGAGGAGCGCGCCCGCGCGCTGATCGAGCTCCACACCAAGCTGCGCAACATTCTCGCCAAGGTGGATCAGATCATCGAGAAGGCGCGCAGGCTCGGCCGTCCGGTGGACCGCGTCGGCACGCTGCGAAGCGAGATCGAGCAGATCCAGAAGCAGATGCTGGAGCAGTTCTGA
- a CDS encoding 3-oxoacyl-ACP reductase family protein encodes MRLAGKVAVVTGAARHIGAAYARRLAAEGAAVVIADVLDGAPVAEQIRAAGGKALALRTDVSSEGDTVRMAARTVEAFGRIDVLVNNAAVFLDIRRRPFHEISAEEWDRVAAVNIKGPFLCAKSVFPWMKQQRSGKIINISSSTVFAGTPLFLHYVTSKAALVGMTRSLAREVGRYGICVNAIAPGLVEHEGQNAPREFTEFQLKARCLKRLQTPDDLLGALVYLASSDSDFVTGQTLVVDGGSVLR; translated from the coding sequence ATGAGGCTTGCGGGAAAAGTCGCCGTGGTGACCGGTGCGGCCCGGCACATCGGCGCCGCCTATGCCCGGCGGCTCGCCGCCGAGGGCGCCGCCGTGGTCATCGCGGATGTCCTGGACGGCGCTCCGGTCGCGGAACAGATCCGGGCTGCCGGGGGAAAGGCGCTCGCGCTCCGGACCGACGTCTCGTCGGAGGGAGATACGGTCCGGATGGCGGCCCGAACGGTCGAGGCCTTCGGCCGGATCGACGTCCTGGTCAACAACGCGGCGGTTTTTCTCGACATTCGGCGGCGGCCGTTCCACGAAATATCGGCCGAGGAGTGGGACCGCGTTGCGGCCGTCAACATCAAGGGGCCGTTTCTCTGCGCCAAGTCGGTGTTTCCCTGGATGAAGCAGCAGCGGAGCGGCAAGATCATCAACATATCGTCCTCCACCGTCTTCGCCGGCACGCCTCTGTTTCTCCACTACGTCACCTCCAAGGCGGCCCTCGTCGGCATGACCCGCTCGCTGGCGCGCGAGGTCGGTCGGTACGGCATCTGCGTCAACGCGATCGCCCCGGGACTGGTCGAGCACGAAGGGCAAAACGCGCCGCGGGAATTCACCGAATTTCAGCTCAAGGCGCGCTGCCTCAAACGGCTGCAGACTCCCGACGATCTCCTGGGAGCCCTGGTTTACCTGGCGTCGTCGGACAGCGACTTCGTCACCGGTCAGACGCTCGTCGTCGACGGCGGCAGCGTCCTGCGCTGA
- a CDS encoding ABC transporter permease — translation MPSYLIPSPVQVLARLSRELGREAFLVTIGRTFVRLIAGFSLACFLGLAIGLVSGIWNFFRRYSRAVVSILQSVPPIAWVPLFIILFGFGDYPIILVILISAFFPMAVGVMNAVEQIEPARVDVARLLGASRGQLLTKVYAPEVVPAVITGAQVGFGNAWRSLIAAEMVGGVNVGLGWFINFSGEVADMVGVLAGIFVIGLFSAVLDGYFLERFKRRLLRWKYV, via the coding sequence TTGCCGTCCTATTTGATCCCGTCCCCGGTCCAGGTTCTCGCGAGGCTGAGCCGGGAGCTGGGTCGCGAAGCGTTCCTCGTGACCATCGGGCGCACGTTCGTCCGGCTGATCGCGGGATTCAGCCTCGCTTGCTTTCTCGGGCTCGCCATCGGTCTCGTCAGCGGTATATGGAACTTTTTTCGCCGTTATTCACGCGCCGTCGTTTCGATCCTCCAGTCCGTGCCTCCGATCGCGTGGGTACCGCTGTTCATCATCTTGTTCGGATTCGGCGATTACCCGATCATTCTGGTGATCCTGATCTCGGCGTTCTTTCCCATGGCCGTCGGCGTCATGAACGCCGTCGAACAGATCGAGCCGGCGCGTGTCGATGTGGCGAGGCTCCTCGGCGCCAGCCGGGGGCAGCTGTTGACCAAAGTCTATGCGCCCGAGGTGGTTCCGGCGGTCATAACCGGGGCACAGGTCGGCTTCGGCAACGCGTGGCGTTCGTTGATCGCCGCTGAAATGGTCGGCGGAGTGAACGTCGGGCTCGGCTGGTTCATCAATTTTTCAGGCGAAGTGGCGGACATGGTCGGGGTCCTGGCGGGAATTTTCGTCATCGGGCTGTTTTCCGCCGTGCTGGACGGCTATTTTCTGGAGCGGTTCAAGCGCCGGCTGCTCCGCTGGAAGTACGTCTAG
- a CDS encoding ABC transporter substrate-binding protein, whose translation MNVRNVVLGILVLALASVPVRAGEKVRIGYVHVFDDAPVVIARDKGFFAAEGLEAGVTMFTSGPTLVKGLVSDQLDAGVLGFTNAITWSSQGADLKIVGKVQEGFHSLIARNDRNIKKLGDLKGKSIASQAAGSTADIVLKGVVLKKAGLTDKDLQIMYTAPSTALASLKAGRVDSAFLFEPYDSIVRATASVTEIYEVGKHWPFPCMVVIVPGKLVKDRPAAVRGLLASIKRSVEFMKQNPAEASRILAPAFMPDGDLSVEGRTIPAQEIMLKSLKSNVFDWRLSKADLKRMEELSGIMREMDILKNRVPLSSVVDLRWQTELERGKP comes from the coding sequence GTGAATGTGCGAAACGTTGTGCTCGGGATCCTGGTGCTGGCTTTGGCCTCGGTCCCGGTTCGGGCGGGCGAAAAAGTGCGTATTGGATACGTCCACGTCTTCGACGATGCCCCGGTGGTCATCGCCAGAGACAAGGGGTTTTTCGCCGCCGAGGGGCTCGAGGCCGGCGTGACGATGTTCACGAGCGGACCGACGCTGGTCAAAGGTCTGGTGTCGGACCAATTGGACGCGGGGGTGCTCGGTTTCACCAACGCGATCACGTGGTCCTCGCAGGGAGCGGACCTCAAGATCGTCGGCAAGGTCCAGGAAGGCTTTCACTCGCTGATTGCGCGCAACGATCGAAACATCAAGAAGCTCGGGGACCTCAAGGGAAAGTCGATCGCGAGCCAGGCGGCCGGCAGTACCGCCGACATCGTTTTGAAGGGCGTGGTGTTGAAGAAAGCCGGGCTCACCGACAAGGACCTGCAAATCATGTATACCGCGCCGTCCACCGCTCTGGCATCGCTGAAGGCGGGCCGGGTCGATTCCGCTTTTCTGTTCGAGCCGTACGACAGCATCGTGCGCGCCACCGCGAGCGTGACGGAGATCTACGAGGTCGGTAAGCACTGGCCGTTTCCCTGCATGGTCGTCATCGTTCCCGGCAAGCTCGTCAAGGATCGGCCGGCCGCGGTGCGGGGACTGCTGGCGAGTATCAAGCGAAGCGTGGAGTTCATGAAGCAGAATCCCGCGGAAGCGAGCCGGATACTGGCCCCCGCTTTCATGCCGGACGGGGATCTCTCCGTCGAAGGGCGGACCATCCCGGCGCAGGAAATCATGCTCAAGTCCCTCAAGTCCAACGTTTTCGACTGGCGTTTGTCCAAGGCGGACCTCAAACGCATGGAAGAGCTTTCCGGGATCATGAGGGAAATGGATATTCTCAAGAATCGCGTGCCGCTCAGCAGCGTGGTCGATCTCCGATGGCAGACGGAACTGGAGCGGGGCAAACCGTAA
- a CDS encoding NAD(P)/FAD-dependent oxidoreductase produces the protein MDGMAAPTAERDWDVILIGAGQNSFALGTYLGMAGLETVICESRLENGGRLASEEITLPGYWHNTLAYFQDNRELSPVWRELGWEDTHHAAFVRPPVISALLLEDGRALSYHQVLEGTVESIARFSARDAAAWRAAHRRFSRLVRETLIPYYYRSPLSSDLEQQLERDPDAGDFQRLWRMTPRQVVDELFEDDAVKTLILSQMAIPRGVAPDYAGAGIEVLKLIAGDEKPELARGGSHSIAQVLQRAYVRHGGQIRAMHHVERILVDGNRAVGVRLRDGREWRARLAVVSSVDPYSTFIEMIGEEHLPKSFVERVKDIRGDEFSCFEVHLALKAPVRYALHEAVDPAVAQAMSVSLGPRSPEDLEAMWREIRAGEIPRHLCLHAICPTLFDPLQAPPGKHTASVFVPVPFQVNGKDPEDWVKLKTECMERVLAFWRRYATSLTEGNIESKVALDPFYLSGRWRHMRRGSVWVARKTADQMGRNRPIEELAGYRTPVRGLYHVGVAFHPADAVIAGSGRNAWEVMKEDLGLALADAPALGPGRTG, from the coding sequence ATGGACGGGATGGCGGCGCCGACGGCCGAGCGCGACTGGGACGTCATCTTGATCGGCGCGGGGCAGAATAGCTTCGCGCTGGGAACCTACCTGGGGATGGCCGGCCTGGAGACGGTGATCTGCGAGAGCCGCCTGGAAAACGGCGGGCGGCTGGCCAGCGAGGAGATCACGCTGCCCGGCTACTGGCACAATACGCTCGCCTATTTCCAGGACAACCGGGAGCTTTCGCCGGTCTGGAGGGAGCTCGGGTGGGAAGACACCCATCACGCCGCCTTCGTTCGTCCGCCGGTGATCAGCGCGCTGCTGCTGGAGGACGGGAGAGCGCTCTCGTACCACCAGGTCCTGGAAGGCACGGTCGAGTCGATCGCGCGTTTCTCCGCCAGGGACGCGGCTGCCTGGCGCGCCGCGCATCGGAGATTTTCCCGGCTCGTCCGCGAGACTTTGATCCCCTATTACTATCGAAGCCCGCTGTCGAGCGACCTCGAGCAGCAGCTGGAACGCGATCCCGATGCCGGCGACTTTCAACGCCTGTGGCGGATGACCCCTCGCCAGGTGGTCGACGAGCTGTTCGAGGACGACGCGGTCAAGACGCTGATCCTGTCGCAGATGGCGATTCCGCGCGGCGTGGCTCCGGACTATGCGGGCGCAGGCATCGAAGTATTGAAGCTGATCGCGGGCGACGAGAAACCGGAGCTGGCGCGGGGCGGGTCGCATTCGATCGCCCAGGTGTTGCAGCGGGCCTACGTGCGTCACGGGGGACAGATCCGCGCCATGCACCACGTCGAGAGAATCCTGGTCGACGGAAACCGGGCGGTGGGCGTGCGGCTGCGCGACGGCCGGGAATGGCGCGCGCGGCTGGCGGTCGTTTCCAGCGTCGATCCGTATTCGACGTTCATCGAGATGATCGGCGAGGAGCACCTGCCGAAGAGTTTCGTGGAGAGGGTCAAGGACATTCGGGGAGACGAGTTCTCCTGTTTCGAGGTTCATCTGGCCCTCAAGGCCCCGGTGCGTTACGCCCTGCATGAAGCCGTGGATCCCGCCGTCGCCCAGGCGATGAGCGTGAGCCTCGGTCCCCGGAGCCCGGAAGACCTGGAGGCGATGTGGCGAGAGATCCGCGCCGGGGAGATTCCGCGGCATCTTTGCCTGCACGCGATCTGCCCGACCCTCTTCGACCCGCTGCAAGCACCGCCCGGGAAGCACACGGCCTCGGTGTTCGTGCCCGTCCCGTTTCAGGTCAACGGGAAAGATCCGGAAGACTGGGTGAAGCTGAAAACCGAGTGCATGGAGCGGGTTCTCGCGTTCTGGCGCCGCTACGCGACGAGCCTGACGGAGGGGAACATCGAAAGCAAGGTTGCCCTGGACCCGTTCTATCTGTCGGGACGATGGAGGCACATGCGGCGCGGCTCGGTCTGGGTCGCCCGCAAGACGGCGGATCAGATGGGGCGAAACCGGCCGATCGAGGAGCTCGCGGGCTACCGCACCCCCGTCCGGGGGCTTTATCACGTGGGCGTAGCGTTCCATCCGGCCGACGCGGTGATCGCGGGTTCGGGGCGCAACGCGTGGGAGGTTATGAAGGAAGACCTCGGGCTCGCCCTTGCTGACGCGCCCGCGCTCGGGCCCGGCCGGACGGGCTGA
- a CDS encoding extracellular solute-binding protein: MKEGGKAVVYGSIENDTMDLVASAFRKKTGIEVQYWRASSTKVMDRVLSESRAGKPAFDVVLTNDAPMDFMRREGVFAKYDSPSAKAFPKHAVDPNLGPRYRDVLIGIVYHAGLVKKSEAPRSLEDLLKPQYRGKVVMPDPSQHTTTAQWLASLHKILGGEEKADKFIRDLAATRPLLVESLTPSGERITTGETPIGISFIKNVVFYGKKGIPLDYVRLGKFMGDGHYIALGAKARSPSAGKAFIDFFLGEEGLQLMAGVGEWVNRKGIYPPIPGAEKIETVTMVQLDKKAFAEKMAEYRKLFLR; this comes from the coding sequence ATGAAGGAAGGAGGGAAGGCGGTCGTTTACGGATCGATCGAGAACGACACGATGGACCTCGTGGCCTCCGCGTTCAGGAAGAAGACCGGGATCGAGGTGCAGTACTGGCGGGCTTCCTCCACGAAGGTGATGGACCGGGTGCTGAGCGAATCGCGCGCCGGCAAGCCCGCCTTCGACGTGGTCCTGACCAACGACGCGCCGATGGATTTCATGCGACGCGAGGGGGTTTTTGCGAAATACGACTCGCCGTCGGCCAAGGCGTTCCCCAAGCATGCGGTCGACCCGAACCTCGGGCCCCGCTACCGTGACGTGCTGATCGGGATCGTCTACCACGCCGGCCTGGTGAAGAAGAGCGAAGCCCCCAGGTCGCTCGAGGATCTGCTCAAGCCTCAATATCGGGGCAAGGTGGTGATGCCAGACCCGAGCCAGCACACGACGACGGCGCAGTGGCTGGCGAGCCTGCACAAGATCCTGGGCGGGGAGGAAAAGGCGGACAAGTTCATTCGCGATCTCGCGGCCACCAGGCCTCTTCTCGTCGAATCGTTGACGCCCTCGGGAGAGCGGATCACGACCGGGGAGACTCCGATCGGCATCAGCTTCATCAAGAACGTCGTTTTCTACGGAAAAAAGGGGATTCCTCTCGACTACGTGAGGCTGGGAAAGTTCATGGGGGACGGCCATTATATCGCCCTAGGCGCCAAGGCGCGCAGCCCGAGCGCGGGAAAAGCCTTCATCGACTTCTTCCTCGGGGAGGAAGGCCTTCAACTGATGGCGGGCGTCGGGGAATGGGTCAATCGCAAGGGGATCTACCCTCCGATCCCCGGCGCCGAGAAGATCGAGACCGTGACCATGGTGCAGCTCGACAAGAAGGCGTTCGCGGAAAAGATGGCTGAGTACCGGAAGCTCTTTCTGCGCTGA
- a CDS encoding NAD(P)/FAD-dependent oxidoreductase, with protein sequence MAKILEYDGVVVGAGHNGMICAAYLARCGQKVMVVEKNMEVGGGLDSHEDRNYPGFWHNIHSVFHRGLTTLPWYRDLDLKNFGIHYYRPDPGVVQHFLDETYLGWFADAERTAKTIGRFSERDARSFLDIWERWQPVVKNIVFPETYAVPVPFEEKRPLLERLPEGREYLKYFDTTPEEFILGHFTHPRVRAFIGFLGVMRGYELDAPKTGYLIPSMIAWGVNPQLCRGTSHALGDNLAHMLSHNGVDYIEANGAERILIENGRAAAVVLADGTVVRARNFIASSVNPVETFVRLVGRENLDPAFAEMAANFRFSRTTPIFAVNLALNERPKYITEKRHPEVADAFMHIVGLEEYDDLRALFEDCRKGELPRKPFMNGATPSDHDPTQAPPGKATAFMWQLAPYHLWGNPLNWDNARDKWVEKQLAVWRRFAPNLDEDNILSTDSTTPLDIERHDSNMYCGDWMVGEYTGDQALENRPFPGWGQYRTPIDGLFLCGSSCHPGGNITGGPGYNAARVIAESLGIAPWWKPLDFKIHLERLR encoded by the coding sequence ATGGCGAAAATTCTGGAATACGACGGCGTCGTCGTCGGCGCCGGCCACAACGGCATGATCTGCGCCGCCTATCTCGCTCGCTGCGGCCAGAAAGTCATGGTCGTCGAAAAAAACATGGAAGTCGGCGGCGGGCTGGATTCCCACGAAGATCGCAATTACCCGGGATTCTGGCACAACATTCACTCCGTGTTTCACCGCGGGCTCACGACGTTACCGTGGTACCGGGACCTCGACCTGAAGAACTTCGGCATCCACTACTACCGGCCGGACCCGGGAGTGGTGCAGCACTTCCTGGACGAAACCTATCTCGGCTGGTTCGCCGACGCCGAACGAACGGCGAAAACCATCGGGCGATTTTCCGAACGGGACGCGCGCTCGTTCCTCGACATCTGGGAGCGCTGGCAGCCGGTGGTCAAGAACATCGTTTTTCCGGAAACCTACGCCGTGCCGGTGCCGTTCGAGGAAAAGCGGCCCCTGCTGGAAAGGCTTCCCGAGGGTCGGGAGTATCTCAAATATTTCGACACCACCCCGGAGGAATTCATCCTCGGGCATTTCACGCATCCGCGCGTCCGCGCCTTTATCGGATTCCTCGGCGTGATGCGGGGCTACGAGCTGGACGCACCGAAAACCGGATATCTGATCCCGTCGATGATCGCGTGGGGCGTCAACCCCCAGTTGTGCCGGGGCACGTCGCACGCGCTGGGCGACAATCTCGCCCACATGCTGTCCCACAACGGCGTGGACTACATCGAGGCGAACGGCGCGGAGCGCATCCTGATCGAGAACGGGCGCGCGGCTGCCGTCGTTCTCGCCGACGGGACGGTGGTCCGGGCGCGAAACTTCATCGCCTCGAGCGTGAATCCGGTGGAGACCTTCGTCCGGCTGGTCGGGCGCGAGAACCTGGACCCCGCGTTCGCCGAGATGGCGGCGAATTTCCGGTTCTCCAGGACCACTCCGATCTTCGCCGTCAACCTGGCGCTCAACGAGCGGCCGAAGTACATCACCGAAAAACGACATCCCGAGGTCGCCGATGCCTTCATGCATATCGTGGGGCTGGAGGAATACGACGACCTGCGCGCCCTGTTCGAGGATTGCCGCAAGGGCGAACTGCCGCGCAAGCCCTTCATGAACGGCGCCACGCCCTCCGATCACGATCCGACGCAGGCGCCGCCGGGCAAGGCCACGGCCTTCATGTGGCAGTTGGCGCCGTATCATCTTTGGGGCAATCCGCTGAACTGGGACAATGCGCGCGACAAATGGGTCGAGAAGCAGCTGGCGGTCTGGCGGCGTTTCGCGCCCAACCTCGACGAGGACAACATTCTCTCGACCGATTCGACCACACCGCTCGATATCGAGAGGCATGACAGCAACATGTACTGCGGGGACTGGATGGTCGGCGAGTATACGGGCGATCAGGCTCTGGAGAACCGTCCTTTCCCAGGATGGGGCCAGTATCGGACCCCGATCGATGGGCTCTTCCTCTGCGGTTCCTCGTGCCATCCCGGCGGCAACATCACTGGCGGCCCGGGGTACAATGCAGCGCGGGTGATCGCGGAATCGCTGGGCATTGCGCCATGGTGGAAGCCCCTCGATTTCAAGATTCACCTTGAACGGCTGCGCTGA